The Plasmodium vivax chromosome 12, whole genome shotgun sequence genomic interval aaacggagCAACGCTCTTCACGCGCAgaacttccccatttgtcaCTCTCCCACTGCAAAGCTTTACGCAAAGtagccgctttgccgcttaaccgcttaaccgcttaaccgcttggCCACTTTGCTAGTCTCTCCCCTTGTACCTTTTTCAAAACGTTCAGCTCGTCCAACACCTTGGCATTACTCGTAGTGGCAATCCACTTATTTACGTCTGCGTAaatcgggaaaaaaaataaaataaaataaaaaaaataaacgtatatgcacaaaatgggcaaaaaaattggtggTCACTTTTCAAAGACGCAAAATATgctcttcccatttggggggacaACTTacggaaaaaggaaaagaaaaactcaAACATTAAAACGTCGATTACGAATCTTTTTCTGAAAAAGGTTAACACTTTGATGGTATCCTCGATGGAGTATGTTCTACATGCGGGGATCATAACTTTGTGCTTGGACAAGTAGTCCAGAAAGGACAACATTGCTTCGGGGCTGCacattgggggggaaaaattaacaaaatggggtgaaAAGGCAACATGTGCGGGCTACGAATGGGAGGAAAGTGCAGAATAtaagcagtttttttttttctttttcattttatatattttttttttgcttctcttgGGAGTGCACTCCGAAGCATCTCCCAACAAGGCCTTATTACTGTTGCTTTATCATCAGCATCAGGGCATCATGATATTTGAACGATTTTATATAGTTGTTTATATCAGCGTTGGAGAACAAATAAATCATTTCCTAAAATGGGGGTAGtgcatttaaaatgtgaagTTGTGTTAACGTGCGGGGGGAACGAATTCGTGAAATTTGCGCCAACGGGGTTTTCTCAATCTGCCACGGCTGCCGGCGCTTCCACCGCTGCTAtcgcttcattttgctccattttgcgttATTTTCCCGCTCCCACTTCCCATCGCGCGCTTACCGGAATGTCCACCAGGGGGTCGCTCTCCTTGcgcttctgttttttctgcttccccttctcgtTGTACACCTCGATGAGCCATTTGCCATTCCTGCGTGGGGGGTGAGGTGAGGAAGTGCGTATTATAGTCAGTAGACCCCTTTGTGTGCATGCGAAGCggcgcaaaaatgggcacacacacacgcaaaTGGGCGCATGGGCACTCCCCGAGCAGACTTACATTTCTCCCAGGGCCAGTACTCCATTCGAAAAGTCAACCGATTTAGGGGCattcaaaaaattagcaaTGCTGACgacttttattttctgcaaaaagggggaaatgaaaatagGTTACATCGATTAGCATTTTGCACATGTACGTTTCCCTCATAACATTCGCTTTTTCAATAACTTGGGGGAAGCACAGGAGGTATAATAAATGGGTTACTCCCCAAATGTGGCATCACCTCGCAgggagtttttttctctcttccaACATtcccctttcttttcttaaccatttttgcacacattttcgGTGCAATTTCTCCCCAGTTTGAGCAACCCCCACGAAAGAATAACTTAACCACATCGCTCACATGCACCTACCTGCGTGTCCTTGTAGAAGGGGTCCACGAAATACACAGACAAATCCAAACTGGCAGCCACAAGGTAATGCTTAAAGTTCCCCAAATAGAAACAAGTCTTTGGGGAaattatcaaattttttacaaactgaAGATCTTCCACtttgtaaaatttaattacatttttcaccgCTAAAACGATGTacttattttgaaatatgttTAAGCATTCAACTGGTTCGTCCAACTCTATCTGGTTGACTTGTTCGTTcgaatttaaattatacacaAGCACACAGCCATCATAGCTGCTGCTAATCAAATGGGGATCTCCATCACTCCCATCAAACGTATGCAAACAAAGACTCGTTACACTGTCAATGTGGTAATCTAACGTACGCTCACAGGTCCCTTCCCATACattccatatttttatgctaaaATCTCGAGAGCAAGAATATaacgttttaaaattacTGTTAAACACTAAATCGTTTATTGCTGATTTGTGTCCATTCAGTCTTTTCATTCTTCCAAAGCAAAATACTCCTAAAAGTTCTATCGCCCCATTTTCTAACCCAACTCCCAGCATCCCCTCATCTCGGAATTTCAATTTGGTAATATCCTCCTTGCATTGGTACTTCTTATCTAATTTCTCTCCCGTTATGCTGTTCAGGAAGACCTAACCAGGGGGAAAAGGCAcaaataggggaaaaaaaaaaaaaaaaaaaaaaaaacattcgtGAAGAGGGGCTCACTCGGTAAGGTGACAACATATGTGTAAAAATACAATTTGGAGTCTCCTCCTTTCGCAGCATATGGCCTGTATGTACAGCTACGCTCAACTGTGCAGCCATCCGCGCTTGGTTCAGCAGTGACGGGGTGGTGATATCCACGTGCGCCACGCTTCTTTATTTCTCTCCTTTGCGGGGAGAGCTCCTACGCGGAGCTGCCAGTAGGTGCATTTGGCGGAGCCCCCCTCGCAACGCCCGCTCTGCCTTACCACATTGCTGCAACCAATCGCAATGAACTTGTTACAAATGCTAATCGACTTGAcgcttcccttttcatttccggagctcaaaattttaaagtcGAATAGGAAGTCGTTGCATTCcttgatcttttttttcttattgcATAATATTACTGGCTGGAAACGCGACATTTTTTCTGCAAGGCGGTGGTGGTGGTTCTGCTTTCTTTCGTGAGGCCTTTTGAGgtatcctatttttttaaaaaaagggacggCCGCAGCTCAAATTGGGGAGGCAAATTTACAAACAGTGGCTCCTTTGGTTGCTTGTCGTTCCGTTCATTTTTCGCATTCGCTAAGTATGCTTACAGATCTTTacgaaaatgtgaatataCGCTTTTGCATAAAGGCGTAGGGATTGAAACGCGGGTTGGCCGAAAAACTCAGGTTGGTTGGCAATTCAGGTTGGTTAGCAATTCAGGTTGGTTCGCAAACTCAGGTTGGATGACAAACTCAGGTTGGCTGACAAACGCCCGTTTCGCTTGCTCCCCCTCTCGATGACTCTCTTCTTCTGTTcccttttccaaaatggcgAACCACAATCGGTAAAGTAAACCAGCgagaaaaaacatataacGTTTCTACATAAGGGCCCATGCGGGAACTGAACATTACGCCAAAAATGTCACAACGACGTGAATAAATTATACGCATAAACGCGCGAGGTATCTTCAAACGATGCGAGCGATAGCAAAACAAAACCAGTGTtggcaattttaaaaaaaatttgtggcGTCCataggaatttttttcgtaaccttttttttttttttttttctacaaagGCGAAATGTtcgtgaatttttttttttttttttttttttttcttcaaaaaaagaagaaaccttatacccattttgcacttttcgttgttttccccttttcgaaaATGTATGCAAATGCACATGCCTTACGTGTGCCCAAGCATATGTAGTAtgtttatacttttttttttttttttctgcgtgaatttttctcccctccatCGTTGTACGTTTTGCCACCAGGGCTGCAACTGCGACGGCATTATTTGTGAAAGCGCACGGTTGGAAGGATTGCATATGctcatatgtttatatattcatatgcttcttctttttttttttttttttttttctgtatgaTGTAGAAAAAGGGGTAGCCTTTTTCTCGAATAAATGCTTCTTCCCTGTTTTATGTCCCCTCGCCAAAGTGGGTAGCATAACTTACAAgtacaattctttttttttatttttgatcaTGAGGTGAAAGCGGAACTTGCATAAAACCTCCCTTCACCCGTTTTTCTATCCTTTTAAAGCTTTGTTTGCCCCATTCTTGCGTTGTGGCAACCGCGCATACACCCCCATGTTACACTCACACATGCGATAAGGCGTGCTCGCAGAAATAGCCGCTCATGCCATAGCGAGTGATAAGAAGCCGGTTTGGTGTCCTCTGTACGTGCAGCAGGCCAAATCGTAAGGGAGACCGAGCCGTACTCCTTGGGGTGGGcgcagaaggaggaagacaCTTCCTGCCCGTGCGCATGTCCTTGGATCAACCGCTTTGACGAACCTGCATCGCCATTTAGCCCATGTGCGAATGGTACTTGTGTGCCAGtttgtgcatacatatatatgtacatacatatatatacatatacacccCTGCGGTGGAACTGCTTCTCGGCTGCCCCCCACCAAGGACATGCATCCAGCCATAGGGATCGAAAAAACGCACCTCTGAAATATGCAAAGCTACAAGTGCTTCAGGAAAAATGCACGCCTACCACAACACTTTTTTCGTCAACATGTTTCAACTTtaagccaaaaaaaacacctcaTCAACTGCGAAGACGAAAAAAGAACCCGAAAAATAGAAGAGCGCCTTTACGCTACCTTGGTAGCTAGCCACCACTCCAATCACAACTGTCAGAAGAAAGCGCAAAATGAACCCATCACGAGCCCCCTAAAAAGAATAACCTCTTCgtattttttacgtaaaataaaaaaaataaagaaagcTCAGAACTCCACGGGAACTGAATCGGATAAGGAGAGCACCCCCTTCGTCCATGGGTTACCTGGAAGTAGAAGCCACGCTGCTACCGCGCCGCACTACCTCCACCGTAGGTTTTACCCCCCCCAGAAGTATCTCCCAAAAAATGGGCCAACGGTAAACCGCGCTCCCAACTATATTAGCCACCCATATAGCAGCCGAAAGGGAGGACCTCCCCAGAACAGTTTCCCCCGTGCAGCCAACCGCAACACAAGAgatagcaaaaatgaagagcgcCATCGCGAAGTGGTTCCCCCCCGGAAGTATGCCAAGTGCGATGGTGGGGTGCACCCGACGTATTACCCGCTCCAAAGGGGGATAACAAACAAGTGTCTACACCTCTATGTTCCCCTGAAATGGTTTGGAACGAACGTGGGGAAGGAGAGCCAAAGCGAACGGGTCGCTTCCAGGGGCGAAGCcgagaagggggggggccaATCTGAGTGGGGCGCCTACAGGAGCGATCACACGGGGAGTAGCGGCACCGTTGCGAATGGTAACCCCTCCTCGAATGTtaaccccccccccagcggcAGGGAGGCCCCCCACGAAGAATACGAAAAgctgaaaataaaagagcTGGAAAAAATCCTGCACAACCTGGAAAAGATAAACGAAAgcaaaagcggcaaaataaacattaacataaaaatctTAGtgtacgtttttaaaaattttatatgcaaaaataaggagctgaaaataaaaatttttttctccttcatttttctgcTATGTTCGAAGATATCCATTATATACACGCCAATTTTGCTGTCCTCCTTCATTGAGAATGTCAATTTGGAAAAGAGTTTGAATCCCCAATTGGGTGGACCCCTATTGTCGAGCAACTCAAGTGTACCGATTCTTCTGGCGTATGTCCTTTCACGTGTCCTATCATCCAGCCTGAACGAATTGCGAAACAGCGTCTTCAACACGATCAGCCAGAGAATCTCCACCTATGTgagtaaattatttttttataaaattcataaCTTAAACCTGAGTTATATactctccaaaaaaaacggagagctgtccttcatttttaacaggGGGTGTAAAAGCATCACCAATCTGCTCAACGTGCTGGTCTTCCAAATTATCCCCATCATTATCGAATTCGTTTTATACCTCTACATTTTGACGTACAAAATACACTACAGTGTTTCCCTCGTTACCTGCTTGAATATGCTTCTCTACATCGTCTTCACCACCCTGGTCACCAAAAGGAGAACCATCATCAGGAAAtttatgaacaagtcagaaCAAAACAcgtttaacatttttttagatTCCATCCAAAATGTAGAACAAGTAAAATACTACACAAACGAAATGCACGAATTGAAGAAATTCATAAAGGAGCAAAAGAAATATGAAAGGGAAGCCATCAATGTACAGAAATCTTTATCCTTCTTAAATTTTGGCCAACAGATTATCCTCAATTTTAATCTTTTCCTCTGCCTTTACCTAACGTATATTAACATCGCCAAGgatgttttccccttcagctACCTCATCCTGGTGAATACTCTCCTATTCCAGCTAGCTATGCCCCTGAACATGTTTGGCACCATCTACCGAGAAACCAAACTGAGCCTTGTAGACATAGAGTGCATGATCAAAATTCTTGTCAAAAAAATTCAGTCGCTAGACTATTCCAGCAAGGTGGAAATACAAACGGGGAAtatcaaatttgaaaacgTCTCCTTTAGGTACCCCCTCATGGAGGAGAAAAGCGAGACGGAGCTTcgaacaaatgggggagcCAATCAAGATGGAGTGCCTCCAAGAGGAATAGCCAAACTGTTCCGCTTCCTCAAAACGATGAAAGAGAAGCTTTTCtgccccccaaaatggcTCCACTCAGGGGAGACGCCTATTCCCCCCATGAGCgacaaaataaagaacaacTTAAAGAGCGCCCTTAAGGAGAACGTCCAAAAGGGATCCCCCACCTCCACAGCCAGTCAACCCAAGGGAGAGGCAaatcaaaaggaaaataactaCATCTTCCAAAACTTCACCTGTAATATTGAAAACGGAGAAAAGGTAGCCATCATAGGGAAAAGCGGCCTGGGAAAAAGCACACTCATAAAATTGCTCCTCaaattttacgaaataaACAGTGGCAACATTTACattgataataaaaatattgaaaacaTCAATTTGTACACTTTGCGAAAGAGCATAAGTGTAGTCCCGCAAGACACCATCCTTTTCAACAACACCATTTCGTATAATATAAAGTATGGGAATTTCCAATGTACAGATAAACAAATGATTGATGCTTGCGTCCAGTCAGAAttgcatgaaaaaattttgcaaatggaTAAACAGTATGATACTCTTGTTGGGGAAAGAGGTACCAAATTATCCattggggaaaaacaaagaatTTGCATAGCTagatgttttttaaaaaattcaaaaattattgtCCTTGATGAACATGCAAGCAATTtggataatgaaaataaaaaatgcatagaGAAAGCGCTACATAAATTATGCCTCGGAAAAACAACCTTTGTCATTACACACGTCATGGAAAATCTGCAAACGAtggataaaattattttcttcagtGGAAATAACATTTTCGTTGGCAGCCACGGCGAGTTGATGGTTGGAAATTCCTCCTACCGGGAGTTCTTCAACTCGAAGAATAATCAGCCGCTGTGATGGGGTGTGCATGGAGAGGAGTACTACGCTTTGCGAGCAAGACGTGTGtatgctccccctttgggcaCATTCCCCGCGTTAGCTCATTCTTCCAACGATCGTCAACACTGTGCCAACTTTACCAATTTTTAAGTACCCACCCGCATTTCTGATTTGCTTCAtactttctctttttttttccccccaattggGGGACACCATTTGTGAACACTCCTCCAATGCATGAAAATGAAAGCctatttaacatattttttttccaacatttttgtgttaaaACGTTTGGTGATGTGtgcaaattgttttttttttttctcacctttGCGCGGCTTCAGTTGTTATCCCTTTTTCGCCGCGCTGGCCCGCTTCCACGAGTTATCGCAAGGGGCCCATCAAATGGGgatgaataaaaagaaacaaaaaaaaaaaaaaaagtcaaatgGGTCCACATATGCGCGGACGGGTTGGCAAAACGGCAGCTGGGCAAACACGCACAATGTGTGGCAGCCAAACGAACAAACAGCTCAGCGCGACACTCACGCTAAGTAGCAAACACTGgggtgtgttttttttttcctcccacttctctctctctctctctctctatatatatatatatatatatatatatctttcccccctccccctctacGTTAGGGGACCGCCCCACCGCTACGTTTTCCCCTTGGAGATGTTCAGCTTGCCGTACCTCTTATGATACGGCATGAGCGAAGTCCTCGAAACGACGTCCACATTTTTCAGCGTGTGCAAATGAAACTCGATGCTCTCAAATGCGTAAAAAGTGATGCACCCCAGCCCCTGCACATGAACGTCGTAGCTGCCGCTGTCCCGATCGACGCACGGAtttgtaatattaaaatagcAATCTTTAAAGGTGCCAAGTTGGTCAAATCGTTCGACTGAGAAGGGGGGGTAAAGAAACCCGCTGCTTATCTTCTCCCTTAAAAAGTTCCCTGCGTCTTTGGAaaagtttttcctctttatgATTGGAATCCTTTcggacataaaaaaagacataaTAGCGTAATGCttcttaatatttaaaatgtgaatGTACATAAGCCCCCCGATGAAAATgtaatcatttttgtttacgTATATGGctggcactttttttttcaacttggTGCATACCACGTATTTCATTTCGTCAAAGTTGAGGCAAGAGAGAAGCGACTGGCCGGAAATAATCCCGGGGGTGTCATTAATGGTTATATGCTTGCTTAactttatttgtatatttttcagAGTCGTTCCTGGAATGATGCTGTTGCTAATTTGGAAGTTTCggttgtctttttttttgacgttCTTCAGTAGGTAATTGATGAGGGACGACTTCCCGCTGTTGGCGTTTCCCACGATGTAAATGTTCACGTTTTTCAGGAAgaatttcttcttcttggtCGGCGcgtcccccgggggggccaGCTCGCCCAGATCGCCCATCTCGCGGCTAGCCTCGCCATCGTCATCATCCACTTCGTCACCGTCATAGTCATCGCCACCCTCCACCACCTCATCGTCGTCACCATCACCAtccacttcttcttcatcatcgtcgtcacCCTCCACTTCGCCATCGATGGCCTGCCCACTCTTCGCGCCGCCCCGATTGCCGCCCCCCTCGccgcgccgcttccccctcttgcGCACGGCCCTGCTCCGCACGTAGGCCGTGTAAATCAGCTTCTTCACATTGTAACCCGTCTTCGCGCTCACCAAGAAGATGTTCCGAAACAACACATTTATCTTGTTGCTccgcaaaaaattatacacgtAATTTTTCACAGTAAATTCTTTATAGTCAGGCAAAAGGTCCACCTtatttacgcaaaaaaaaaaaccctcaCTTTTGCCCCTATCAGAATGCAtcttatataaagaaaataatttcttcaaattggaataaatgtataaatccAAAATGTCTACgatgtaaattataaaacatcttttcttgaaaatatttattacgtACTTTTCAAAATCTTCGGCActaatttcgtttttattcgtataatttattatcatGTTTTCCTGTATGTCATTTTTGTACTTCAAATTGAAGCATCGCTCACATAGGTAGAACTTCTCTTCAGTCGTTTCTGCGCCGGTTGGTTCGTTTGCCTGCTTTTGTATGATGGAGGTGATTTCACCCTCGGGGTAACCGCCCCTCCCCAGATGAACAACCTTACTGatggcttcccccctcagtTTGTGAACCTCGCTCAGCAGCTCCTGCTTGCGGTTATGCTCCTTTGCGTAGCTGCCGCACTGACCGATCGGCCTCTCCCCCTCTTGGACAGTCATCTCTCCatccttcttcccccactgcgcttccaccccccccTCGTAAATATCGCGCAGTATCTCCCTCCTGTCAAAGCCCTCGTTCCTGCTGACCACCCTCTCGTACACCTGGCTTTTCAAAAAGCCAAACTTCTTCTGGTCAGCCGACTGAAAGGCTATTCCGCACCCCACGCAGGAGTCCCTGCTCAACTTCACTTCGACTCTCATGTTTTTGAAAAACTCCTCgatctttttcttctcctccttcttcttttcctcgtCGTCTTTCTGGTCTCTCTTTCCGCTGGGCTCTTGTGTGTCCACCCCGCCCCTCTCCTCAAAGCGGTCTAACCGATAAGACCCATCATTTAAGTTTTTCCCTTGTAGTATTCCTCTAATTTGCCTTTCGATTTCTTCATCATCTGCGTCGCTCAGCAAGGTCGCTTCTACTTGGTTATCCTCCGTTAATTTGCCCTCCTCCGCTAGtttgcccccctccccgACTGCCTGCTGTTTCCCCCTGGACTTCCCCCTCAACTGCTTAAAGGCTTCTTCATAGTTTACCACGctcaaattcttttttacactttCTTCAGCTTTTTCTAAACTTAAAAAATCGTTTACCCTCTTCTGCCTTTCgagcattttttccaaatagtttttgcttttctcatGGCTCCTATTCGGTTGGCGTCTCATATGTTCTACCGCTTGGCTAGTCACTTCGTCATTGAGCAGGTCGGTCGTGCCACCTCCCAAGCCGCTGCCCCTCCTATGGTCGCCCTCCCCACGTAACTCCATAATCTTGTCTATTTTCTCAAAGCGCAGCAAATCTTCGTCCATTTCGTCGCTAAACGGGTCATCCTCTTGCTTCTCACTGCTCACCAAATTGGCATCATCGAtgagttgttttttttttttcctcctcttttgttgcttttttttccgactTTCTTCGGCACTTACCTTTGCATGAATGGGAAGGGAAAGGGCTCTCTCTACAGGGGGTGGCAAATAGGTGATCCTTCTTCTTACTAGTGGTACGAAAAcgttcctcccccccctgctacCACCTGCAAAGCCACCACCATGGCAAAACAGCTTAAAACtcctttcccctcctttgAGTCCACCACCTCCTCCTCGAAACATCGAGTGGTACCTCCCCTCGACCACACACCTGTGCACAATTCTGTTGAAGTTGAAGAACTCGTCCTCCTCGTCAAAAGtgtatttttctaaaaaggcCTCCCCCGATACAAAGGAGAGATCTTCCCTTATCTCCTTCAAGCGACTCAGGATGGCAACACTTAAATTCGAATGGCCGCACGTCAGTTTTGTAATTAGCTCCTCATAGCAGTTGATTTCTTTCCTATTGTTGACGAACAGTTTGGCCTTAAACGAAATGTAGTCGCTGTTTGGGAAGTCTCCTCCCAGAAGGTCGCAAAGGGTTCCATTCGCCTTGCCATCCTTCGCGCGCACGATTTGTCTGTACCGGTCGCTGTCGATTAGTACGTCATCTGGATGGTCATCTGGAAGGTCATTCGGCTGATCATTCGTATGGCCACCCCCCTCACCGTAGTTGCGAAAAAAGTTCCACCTCATTTCTCCACTTGGCAtattctccccccttttcctttccccccacaTGTGCCTCACTTCGACCCTCTTCAATTCGTAGCAGTGTAGGTCCTCTTCCCACACCTTCAGGTAGCCATAGAGCAGAGGGTACGCATCCATGTCGCTTACCCCCTTCTGCACCACAACTGAGGCATTCATCTGCCTAACGATGCTTTGCTTTCGTGCAAATCGCTTCTTATAAGGCATCTCATAGAGTTCCTCAAAATTTAGGTCTTCCAAAATCCGCTTGAAGGGGCCTCCTCTAATCAAATGCAAATCGGATAACCCCCCCCCAACGCTCACTCCacggtacattttttttacgccttCTTTTATATCTTCTGGCGATTTCGTCCCTACCCCCTCGTAGGCTATCACACCCAAGTCCGTCCTAAACTCGCACGCGTATTTATTATCGTACACGAATTTGATCAGGACGATGTTGCCATTTGCCTCCCCCGCTGCGTTGTCGTTTGCCTCAACCGACAAGTCACCCTTTGCTTCTACCGCTGCGTTGTCATTTGCCTCCGTCTCATCCTCCCTCCTTACTAGCGCGTACGAAATTCCATTCAGGAATTCCACGCCACCCCTGTTCGCGCTCCTCCCCTCCTCCTTGTTCCCTCCCCCCGAGAAGTTGTCTTGCCCCCCTTCGTGTCCGTCCCCCCCATCATTTTGGCTGCCGCTGTTTGTACTTCCAGCGGAATGTTCAACTCCAGGGTCCCCGCTGCTGTCCCCGCCGCTTTCACCGCTGTCACCACCGCTGTCACCACCGCTATCACCACCGCTATCACCACCGCTATCACCACCGCTATCACCACCGCTATCACCGCTTTCACCGCTACCCCCGTCCGTGCCCGGTCCGCCGCCCAGATCAACCCCCAAATGATCGCCATCCCTTCGTTCACTGCCGCTCAGCCCGTTGATAATAGTGCCAcctttcctgtttttttttttcctcttcttcgctGCCACCTTCGGGGGCACCTCCCCGTCGTAGAGAATCCTCTCCACCTCACTGACCCCCTTGCTCTCCTCCAAGCTGCCCAGACCTTCCATATACTCGTCAAATGACATGGAACCATTCCTCACATGAACTCTTTTCTTCTTGTGTATATTTCTCTCCTCGTGTTCGACAAACCTCTGCAGCTCCATCACGTTGGCTTTTTCTTGGCACTTATCAAACAGGGCCTCACTAAGCTTATCGTAGATTTTGTGTATGTCTATCCCGTTCTTTAGAAAAACTTtttgaaatgttttttttccaaagaaaAGGTCGATGTAAGGCTCAATGTGTTTAATTTCCATTGTGTTAAATTCCATCATTTTAATGTACTCGTCTAATTTGtcattttcctccttcgtGTTTTTATTGTCTATATTTATGTTCACGTCTTCCTCCGTCTCTTCGTATGCTCCGCCGATTGGGGGTCCTCCTAAATGGGGTTCGTTTGGCtcattccccccccccttgaaCTTCCTCCTGTTAAACTccctcttctgcttcttcctcttcttctgaaGCTCCTCATTCACGTCATATTCAAAGTTTACCAGCTTTAGGATGTTCATAAGGCTATAGTCAAAGGGGTAGTCAAAATCTTCcgtctttttctcctcttttatttttaaaaactcaaTAACGATGTTTGTGCAGATGCAGGCTAAGATGGACACCAGCTCGCTCTTCTTCAGCCGGCTGCTTTCGtcgaaattttctttaaaagcCTTTTCAAAGTCGCTCGAGAAGAGTTTGCTCCAGCGCGACCAGTTACTTCGAGCGAGGCTGTTCAGACGGGCGTCACCGCTGACCCTTCCGCAGCCACTATCTCCATTCCGTGAAAAAGGGGCCACCCCCCCATTAGACTTAAAAAAACACCTTGTAGAAGAatgcccccttttcttcctaACCCACCTGTACACGCCCCTCCTGCCCAGGGCACCACTTTtcgggggaaaataaaacacaccCCTTTTTCTGTTGCGCTCCATTTTCACCGCCTCTTTCTCGTCATTCTTGCTAAAACCTTTTATGTGCGAATTCACGAAGAacacattttcaaaataattattttttaaaaaatatgaatgaCACTTTGTGCAggtgataaaaatatgaacaagcaAAAATACAGCTGactttaaaaacattttttctctttctctgtGCAGACGAATTTTcaccaagggggaaaaaaaaaaaaagcatacaAATAGAAGTAaggttgcttttttttttcattccattTCATCTGTTCATGCTTACCCTGTGGTGTTTATTCAATTTCCATTCTGCTCTGTTGATGTAAATTCTCATCTTACCCCTCCCCTCacgcttcccattttgtgcctCTTCAGTCGCGTGGTAGGAGCGGCTGCACGACGTGCTGCCCGggggtgggaaaaatgggCCCTGCTGCCCACAAGCGGTTGGCTGGCCGGTTGTTCATTGCCGCTCCCCGTGCAGCCCACCCCACGACAGCGCAGCAAAGGAAGGGCACggattttccccccacaacaaaaaaaaaaaaaaaaaaaaatttcaaacgCACAGCGCGATgaagcaaaagaaaat includes:
- a CDS encoding hypothetical protein, conserved (encoded by transcript PVX_083490A) yields the protein MRIYINRAEWKLNKHHRCHSYFLKNNYFENVFFVNSHIKGFSKNDEKEAVKMERNRKRGVFYFPPKSGALGRRGVYRWVRKKRGHSSTRCFFKSNGGVAPFSRNGDSGCGRVSGDARLNSLARSNWSRWSKLFSSDFEKAFKENFDESSRLKKSELVSILACICTNIVIEFLKIKEEKKTEDFDYPFDYSLMNILKLVNFEYDVNEELQKKRKKQKREFNRRKFKGGGNEPNEPHLGGPPIGGAYEETEEDVNINIDNKNTKEENDKLDEYIKMMEFNTMEIKHIEPYIDLFFGKKTFQKVFLKNGIDIHKIYDKLSEALFDKCQEKANVMELQRFVEHEERNIHKKKRVHVRNGSMSFDEYMEGLGSLEESKGVSEVERILYDGEVPPKVAAKKRKKKNRKGGTIINGLSGSERRDGDHLGVDLGGGPGTDGGSGESGDSGGDSGGDSGGDSGGDSGGDSGGDSGESGGDSSGDPGVEHSAGSTNSGSQNDGGDGHEGGQDNFSGGGNKEEGRSANRGGVEFLNGISYALVRREDETEANDNAAVEAKGDLSVEANDNAAGEANGNIVLIKFVYDNKYACEFRTDLGVIAYEGVGTKSPEDIKEGVKKMYRGVSVGGGLSDLHLIRGGPFKRILEDLNFEELYEMPYKKRFARKQSIVRQMNASVVVQKGVSDMDAYPLLYGYLKVWEEDLHCYELKRVEVRHMWGERKRGENMPSGEMRWNFFRNYGEGGGHTNDQPNDLPDDHPDDVLIDSDRYRQIVRAKDGKANGTLCDLLGGDFPNSDYISFKAKLFVNNRKEINCYEELITKLTCGHSNLSVAILSRLKEIREDLSFVSGEAFLEKYTFDEEDEFFNFNRIVHRCVVEGRYHSMFRGGGGGLKGGERSFKLFCHGGGFAGGSRGGRNVFVPLVRRRITYLPPPVERALSLPIHAKVSAEESRKKKQQKRRKKKKQLIDDANLVSSEKQEDDPFSDEMDEDLLRFEKIDKIMELRGEGDHRRGSGLGGGTTDLLNDEVTSQAVEHMRRQPNRSHEKSKNYLEKMLERQKRVNDFLSLEKAEESVKKNLSVVNYEEAFKQLRGKSRGKQQAVGEGGKLAEEGKLTEDNQVEATLLSDADDEEIERQIRGILQGKNLNDGSYRLDRFEERGGVDTQEPSGKRDQKDDEEKKKEEKKKIEEFFKNMRVEVKLSRDSCVGCGIAFQSADQKKFGFLKSQVYERVVSRNEGFDRREILRDIYEGGVEAQWGKKDGEMTVQEGERPIGQCGSYAKEHNRKQELLSEVHKLRGEAISKVVHLGRGGYPEGEITSIIQKQANEPTGAETTEEKFYLCERCFNLKYKNDIQENMIINYTNKNEISAEDFEKYVINIFKKRCFIIYIVDILDLYIYSNLKKLFSLYKMHSDRGKSEGFFFCVNKVDLLPDYKEFTVKNYVYNFLRSNKINVLFRNIFLVSAKTGYNVKKLIYTAYVRSRAVRKRGKRRGEGGGNRGGAKSGQAIDGEVEGDDDDEEEVDGDGDDDEVVEGGDDYDGDEVDDDDGEASREMGDLGELAPPGDAPTKKKKFFLKNVNIYIVGNANSGKSSLINYLLKNVKKKDNRNFQISNSIIPGTTLKNIQIKLSKHITINDTPGIISGQSLLSCLNFDEMKYVVCTKLKKKVPAIYVNKNDYIFIGGLMYIHILNIKKHYAIMSFFMSERIPIIKRKNFSKDAGNFLREKISSGFLYPPFSVERFDQLGTFKDCYFNITNPCVDRDSGSYDVHVQGLGCITFYAFESIEFHLHTLKNVDVVSRTSLMPYHKRYGKLNISKGKT